In Kocuria turfanensis, a single genomic region encodes these proteins:
- a CDS encoding M13 family metallopeptidase, translated as MTSTATSSVFDLSGFDRSVRPQDDLYRHVNGTWQRRTEIPDDKPSVGAFIELRDQAEAAVRELITRAEAGDPEAIESKIANLYASFMDEERIEALGASPLAPDLAEVDAVTDVPALVRHFGRMIRRGVGGLVGVDVDADPGDPERNLVFVGQAGLGLPDEEYYRDAQHAAIREKYHDHVRSMLSLAGVEDAAEQARAVVELETRIASHHWDKVTVRDLTKMYNPMSFEELAGTTTVLDWALLAEGAELPVPALRTVVNAQPSFLTGVEELLADELLPAWRAWARWHLVSARAAYLSSAFVAEDFAFYGTVLSGTPRLKDRWKRGVELVNGVLGEAVGELYVAAHFSPTAKERMDELVANLLEAYRVSITGLDWMTAETRQEALKKLSQFTPKIGYPERWKDYSSLRIDPEDLVGNRIRTTEFRLAELVRKAGRPVEKHEWLMTPQTVNAYYHPLRNEIVFPAAILQPPFFDENADDAVNYGAIGSVIGHEIGHGFDDKGSTCDGDGRLRNWWTDADRRAFEERTAELVRQYDRLVPEQLQDEGTSVNGELTLGENIGDLGGLTIAHKAWRMSRAEHSTFGAGELIDGYTPEQRLFLSWAYVWQQKSRDEALRHRIATDPHSPNEFRANQTVRNVPAFYEAFGVEESDGLWLPEAERVSIW; from the coding sequence ATGACTTCTACGGCGACCTCCTCGGTGTTCGACCTCTCCGGCTTCGACCGCTCCGTCCGCCCCCAGGACGACCTCTACCGGCACGTCAACGGCACCTGGCAGCGCCGCACCGAGATCCCCGACGACAAGCCCTCGGTGGGGGCGTTCATCGAGCTGCGGGACCAGGCCGAGGCCGCCGTGCGCGAGCTCATCACCCGGGCCGAGGCCGGGGACCCGGAGGCGATCGAGTCCAAGATCGCCAACCTCTACGCGTCCTTCATGGACGAGGAGCGGATCGAGGCGCTCGGGGCCTCGCCGCTGGCCCCGGACCTCGCGGAGGTCGACGCGGTGACCGACGTGCCCGCCCTCGTGCGCCACTTCGGGCGGATGATCCGCCGGGGCGTGGGCGGGCTGGTGGGCGTCGACGTCGACGCCGACCCGGGCGACCCCGAGCGCAACCTCGTCTTCGTCGGCCAGGCGGGCCTCGGCCTGCCCGACGAGGAGTACTACCGGGACGCCCAGCACGCCGCGATCCGGGAGAAGTACCACGACCACGTGCGCTCCATGCTGTCCCTGGCCGGTGTGGAGGACGCCGCCGAGCAGGCCCGCGCCGTCGTGGAGCTCGAGACCCGGATCGCCTCCCACCACTGGGACAAGGTCACGGTCCGCGACCTCACCAAGATGTACAACCCGATGAGCTTCGAGGAGCTCGCCGGGACCACCACGGTCCTGGACTGGGCGCTGCTCGCCGAGGGCGCGGAGCTGCCCGTCCCGGCCCTGCGCACGGTGGTCAACGCCCAGCCGTCCTTCCTCACGGGCGTCGAGGAGCTGCTCGCCGACGAGCTGCTGCCGGCGTGGCGGGCCTGGGCCCGCTGGCACCTGGTCTCCGCGCGCGCCGCCTACCTGTCCTCGGCGTTCGTGGCGGAGGACTTCGCGTTCTACGGCACCGTGCTCTCCGGGACGCCGCGGCTGAAGGACCGGTGGAAGCGCGGGGTGGAGCTGGTCAACGGGGTGCTCGGCGAGGCCGTGGGCGAGCTCTACGTGGCCGCGCACTTCTCCCCCACCGCCAAGGAGCGGATGGACGAGCTCGTGGCCAACCTCCTGGAGGCCTACCGGGTCTCGATCACCGGCCTGGACTGGATGACCGCGGAGACCCGCCAGGAGGCGCTGAAGAAGCTCTCCCAGTTCACCCCGAAGATCGGCTACCCGGAGCGGTGGAAGGACTACTCCTCCCTGCGGATCGACCCCGAGGACCTCGTGGGCAACCGGATCCGCACCACGGAGTTCCGGCTCGCCGAGCTGGTCCGGAAGGCCGGCCGGCCGGTGGAGAAGCACGAGTGGCTGATGACCCCGCAGACGGTCAACGCCTACTACCACCCGCTGCGCAACGAGATCGTCTTCCCGGCCGCGATCCTCCAGCCCCCGTTCTTCGACGAGAACGCCGACGACGCCGTGAACTACGGCGCGATCGGCTCCGTGATCGGCCACGAGATCGGCCACGGCTTCGACGACAAGGGCTCCACCTGCGACGGCGACGGCCGGCTGCGCAACTGGTGGACCGACGCCGACCGGCGGGCGTTCGAGGAGCGCACCGCGGAGCTGGTGCGCCAGTACGACCGGCTGGTCCCGGAGCAGCTGCAGGACGAGGGCACGAGCGTCAACGGGGAGCTGACCCTGGGCGAGAACATCGGGGACCTGGGCGGTCTGACGATCGCGCACAAGGCCTGGCGGATGTCCCGGGCGGAGCACAGCACCTTCGGGGCCGGCGAGCTGATCGACGGCTACACCCCCGAGCAGCGGCTGTTCCTGTCCTGGGCCTACGTGTGGCAGCAGAAGTCCCGCGACGAGGCGCTGCGCCACCGCATCGCCACCGACCCGCACTCCCCCAACGAGTTCCGGGCCAACCAGACGGTGCGCAACGTGCCGGCCTTCTACGAGGCCTTCGGCGTCGAGGAGTCGGACGGGCTGTGGCTGCCGGAGGCCGAGCGCGTCAGCATCTGGTGA
- a CDS encoding YidH family protein, with product MGEQPGTPGRRRLTERVLGGGEDPDPRFTLANERTFLAWIRTALAFLAGGIAIEAFTADLFDEGIRTFLAVVLLVLSMLVSAGATFRWIGVERSMRRQAPLPLPLIAPVLAVGGAIAAGVLVVVVLQG from the coding sequence ATGGGCGAGCAGCCGGGAACCCCGGGACGGCGCCGGCTGACCGAGCGGGTGCTCGGCGGCGGGGAGGACCCCGACCCCCGCTTCACCCTTGCCAACGAGCGCACGTTCCTCGCCTGGATCCGGACCGCGCTGGCGTTCCTGGCCGGCGGGATCGCGATCGAGGCGTTCACCGCGGACCTGTTCGACGAGGGCATCCGCACGTTTCTCGCGGTCGTCCTGCTGGTGCTGAGCATGCTGGTCAGCGCGGGCGCCACGTTCCGCTGGATCGGGGTCGAGCGGAGCATGCGGCGCCAGGCCCCGCTGCCCCTGCCCCTGATCGCGCCGGTGCTCGCGGTGGGTGGGGCGATCGCGGCGGGAGTGCTCGTCGTCGTCGTCCTGCAGGGCTGA
- a CDS encoding adenylosuccinate synthase, protein MPAIVIVGAQWGDEGKGKATDLLGGRVDYVVKPNGGNNAGHTVVVGGDKFELKLLPAGILSPNAVPVIGNGVVVNPQALFEEIDGLEARGADTSRLRLSANAHLVAPYHQTMDQVTERFLGKRAIGTTGRGIGPAYMDKVGRLGIRVQDVLDESILRQKIEGALRQKNELLVKLYNRRAIDVEEVVQYFLGYAERLAPMIVDSTYLLNHALDEGQVVLMEGGQATFLDVDHGTYPFVTSSNPTAGGASVGSGIGPTRITRAIGIIKAYTTRVGAGPFPTELFDEMGERLRTTGGEFGVNTGRPRRTGWYDAVMARHASRINGFTDYFLTKLDVLTGIERIPVCVAYDVDGVRHDEMPMTQTEFHHAKPIFEHFDGWTENITGCRSLEDLPANARAYVEALESMSGTRMSAIGVGPDRDDTIVVRDLID, encoded by the coding sequence ATGCCAGCAATCGTGATCGTCGGCGCCCAGTGGGGCGACGAGGGCAAGGGCAAGGCCACCGACCTGCTCGGCGGCCGCGTCGACTACGTGGTCAAGCCCAACGGCGGCAACAACGCCGGGCACACCGTGGTGGTGGGCGGGGACAAGTTCGAGCTCAAGCTCCTGCCGGCGGGGATCCTGAGCCCCAACGCCGTGCCCGTGATCGGCAACGGCGTCGTCGTCAATCCCCAGGCACTCTTCGAGGAGATCGACGGCCTGGAGGCGCGCGGGGCGGACACCTCGCGGCTGCGGCTCTCCGCGAACGCCCACCTCGTGGCCCCCTACCACCAGACCATGGACCAGGTCACCGAGCGCTTCCTCGGCAAGCGGGCGATCGGCACCACCGGCCGCGGCATCGGCCCGGCCTACATGGACAAGGTCGGCCGGCTGGGCATCCGCGTGCAGGACGTCCTGGACGAGTCGATCCTGCGGCAGAAGATCGAGGGCGCGCTGCGGCAGAAGAACGAGCTGCTGGTCAAGCTCTACAACCGGCGGGCCATCGACGTCGAGGAGGTCGTGCAGTACTTCCTGGGCTACGCCGAGCGGCTGGCCCCGATGATCGTGGACTCCACCTACCTCCTCAACCACGCCCTCGACGAGGGCCAGGTGGTGCTCATGGAGGGCGGCCAGGCCACCTTCCTCGACGTGGACCACGGCACCTACCCGTTCGTGACCTCCTCCAACCCGACGGCCGGCGGCGCGTCCGTGGGCTCGGGCATCGGCCCCACCCGCATCACCCGGGCGATCGGGATCATCAAGGCCTACACCACCCGGGTGGGCGCCGGCCCGTTCCCCACGGAGCTGTTCGACGAGATGGGCGAGCGGCTGCGCACCACCGGCGGCGAGTTCGGCGTGAACACCGGCCGCCCGCGCCGCACCGGCTGGTACGACGCCGTGATGGCCCGCCACGCCTCCCGGATCAACGGCTTCACCGACTACTTCCTCACCAAGCTCGACGTCCTCACGGGCATCGAGCGGATCCCCGTGTGCGTGGCCTACGACGTCGACGGCGTGCGCCACGACGAGATGCCGATGACCCAGACGGAGTTCCACCACGCCAAGCCGATCTTCGAGCACTTCGACGGCTGGACGGAGAACATCACCGGCTGCCGCTCCCTGGAGGACCTGCCGGCCAACGCCCGCGCCTACGTGGAGGCGCTCGAGTCGATGAGCGGTACCCGGATGTCCGCCATCGGCGTGGGCCCGGACCGCGACGACACCATCGTGGTCCGCGACCTCATCGACTGA
- a CDS encoding amino acid permease: MPMSSPSSWTRTASGPPRPATPSGTAPGSHLKARHLVMMALGSAIGTGLFIGTGAAIRTAGPAVLLSFLVACVLLVLVMRALGEMAAADPSPGAFSTYAEKAMGRTVGRTLGWLWWAQIVVVVAAEATAAAQLLTELWPVAEQWVLALLFMVVFTAVNLVKVRTLGETEFWFALMKVLAVLAFLGVGLAVLLGLTDVPSPGLGNLTAHGGFLPNGLTGVAAALLVVIFAFGGTELVTIAAAETEDPQHNVARAVRTILVRILVFYVGAVTVMVLVLPWDDEQLSVSPFVAVLETAGVPGADVVMAVIIILALLSALNANVYGSSRMLYSLARRGSAPRAFADVSARGVPRTAVLVSVAFGFGAVVLNYLWPETVLLWMLNTVGATCLVVWGLALVSQIVLRRRADRDGTELPLRMWAFPWLSWLALAILAGILLLGLLDDAVRGQLLLTAGLVLLIALASKLLGRHPGSTT, translated from the coding sequence ATGCCCATGAGTTCCCCTTCCTCCTGGACCCGGACCGCGTCCGGCCCGCCGCGCCCGGCCACACCGTCCGGGACCGCACCGGGCAGCCACCTCAAGGCGCGTCACCTGGTCATGATGGCCCTGGGCAGCGCGATCGGCACCGGCCTGTTCATCGGCACCGGCGCCGCGATCCGCACGGCGGGGCCGGCGGTGCTGCTGTCCTTCCTGGTGGCCTGCGTGCTGCTCGTGCTGGTCATGCGGGCGCTGGGCGAGATGGCCGCCGCGGACCCGTCCCCGGGCGCGTTCTCCACCTACGCCGAGAAGGCCATGGGCCGGACCGTGGGCCGGACCCTCGGCTGGCTGTGGTGGGCGCAGATCGTGGTGGTGGTCGCGGCGGAGGCCACGGCCGCGGCCCAGCTGCTGACAGAGCTGTGGCCGGTGGCCGAGCAGTGGGTGCTGGCGCTGCTGTTCATGGTGGTGTTCACGGCGGTCAACCTGGTGAAGGTGCGCACCCTCGGGGAGACCGAGTTCTGGTTCGCCCTGATGAAGGTGCTCGCCGTGCTGGCGTTCCTGGGGGTCGGCCTGGCCGTGCTGCTGGGCCTGACCGACGTGCCCTCCCCCGGGCTCGGCAACCTCACCGCGCACGGCGGCTTCCTGCCCAACGGGCTCACCGGGGTCGCCGCCGCGCTGCTCGTGGTGATCTTCGCGTTCGGCGGCACGGAGCTGGTGACCATAGCGGCCGCGGAGACCGAGGACCCGCAGCACAACGTGGCGCGCGCCGTGCGCACCATCCTGGTCCGCATCCTCGTCTTCTACGTGGGCGCGGTGACCGTGATGGTGCTGGTGCTGCCGTGGGACGACGAGCAGCTCTCCGTGAGCCCCTTCGTGGCCGTGCTGGAGACCGCCGGGGTGCCGGGCGCCGACGTGGTGATGGCCGTGATCATCATCCTGGCGCTGCTCTCGGCGCTCAACGCCAACGTCTACGGCTCGTCCCGGATGCTGTACTCCCTGGCCCGCCGCGGCTCCGCCCCGCGGGCCTTCGCCGACGTCTCCGCCCGCGGGGTGCCCCGGACCGCGGTGCTCGTCTCCGTGGCCTTCGGCTTCGGGGCCGTGGTGCTGAACTACCTGTGGCCCGAGACCGTGCTGCTGTGGATGCTCAACACGGTCGGTGCCACCTGCCTCGTGGTCTGGGGGCTCGCCCTGGTCTCCCAGATCGTGCTGCGCCGCCGCGCGGACCGGGACGGGACCGAGCTGCCGCTGCGGATGTGGGCCTTCCCGTGGCTGTCCTGGCTGGCGCTGGCAATCCTCGCCGGCATCCTGCTGCTCGGCCTGCTCGACGACGCCGTGCGCGGTCAGCTGCTGCTCACCGCCGGTCTGGTGCTGCTCATCGCGCTGGCCTCGAAGCTTCTCGGCCGCCACCCTGGATCGACCACCTGA
- a CDS encoding carbon-nitrogen hydrolase family protein, with protein sequence MKIAVGQFAPTADTAENLQTMRRMAGEAAAAGAELVVFPEEAMFSERLIGERFEELVLRGWSGFVQQLSFLAAQTGVAVIAGGYEASADGRPYNTLAAVDGQGAVLGTYRKLHLYDAFSHRESDRIRPGDKGVTVVRIGELSVGMITCYDLRFPEICRAVVDAGAQLLTVPAAWFAGEHKVDHWQALLKARAIENTVWVAAADTCAAHTVGRSAVLDPLGVVVAEAGEEETVLTADVTAERIVEVRATVPVLANRRFGPAQLLPADDD encoded by the coding sequence GTGAAGATCGCCGTCGGACAGTTCGCGCCCACCGCGGACACGGCCGAGAACCTGCAGACCATGCGCCGGATGGCCGGGGAGGCCGCCGCCGCCGGCGCGGAGCTCGTCGTGTTCCCCGAGGAGGCCATGTTCTCCGAGCGGCTCATCGGGGAGCGGTTCGAGGAGCTGGTGCTGCGCGGGTGGTCCGGCTTCGTCCAGCAGCTGTCCTTCCTGGCCGCGCAGACGGGCGTGGCCGTGATCGCCGGCGGCTACGAGGCCTCCGCCGACGGCCGGCCCTACAACACGCTCGCGGCCGTGGACGGGCAGGGCGCGGTCCTCGGGACGTACCGCAAGCTCCACCTCTACGACGCGTTCAGCCACCGGGAGTCCGACCGGATCCGGCCCGGGGACAAGGGCGTGACGGTGGTGCGGATCGGTGAGCTCTCGGTCGGCATGATCACCTGCTACGACCTCCGCTTCCCCGAGATCTGCCGCGCCGTGGTCGACGCCGGGGCGCAGCTGCTGACCGTGCCCGCCGCCTGGTTCGCCGGGGAGCACAAGGTGGACCACTGGCAGGCGCTGCTCAAGGCCCGCGCGATCGAGAACACGGTCTGGGTGGCGGCCGCGGACACCTGCGCCGCGCACACGGTCGGCCGCTCCGCGGTCCTGGACCCGCTCGGCGTGGTCGTGGCCGAGGCCGGGGAGGAGGAGACGGTGCTCACCGCCGACGTCACCGCGGAGCGCATCGTCGAGGTGCGCGCAACCGTGCCCGTGCTCGCCAACCGCCGGTTCGGCCCGGCCCAGCTGCTGCCCGCCGACGATGACTGA
- the ehuB gene encoding ectoine/hydroxyectoine ABC transporter substrate-binding protein EhuB, producing the protein MVQSTKTQWNRKRRAAALGSATALGLLTACGGAGEDAGNTLSQAQESGSITVGFAGEAPYSFEEGGELTGATVALHREIFGALGVEELEGVNTDFGSLIPGLTAGRFDAVSAGMSILPERCEQASFSNPEFMYTTALMVAEGNPYELRTLDDVAANPDVQLVTMTGAIESSYADSLGIDNNEVAGPQDGMDAVVNGRADVFALTGISLNWMADGNPDAPVEVTESYVQEIDGVPQVGAGGTVFRTEDEQLLAAYNEELEKIVSDEERYLEIMGDFGFTAAERPDGSVTTEQLCAGELAEGETPEAAPAGTEDSEG; encoded by the coding sequence ATGGTGCAGTCGACGAAGACTCAGTGGAACAGGAAGCGCCGCGCCGCGGCGCTCGGGAGCGCGACGGCACTAGGCCTGCTGACCGCTTGCGGTGGTGCGGGGGAGGATGCCGGCAACACCTTGTCCCAGGCCCAGGAGTCGGGCAGTATCACCGTGGGCTTCGCCGGCGAGGCTCCCTACAGCTTCGAGGAGGGCGGCGAGCTGACCGGGGCAACCGTGGCGCTGCACCGTGAGATCTTCGGCGCGCTGGGGGTCGAGGAGCTCGAGGGCGTCAACACCGACTTCGGGTCGCTCATCCCCGGGCTCACGGCGGGCCGTTTCGACGCCGTCAGCGCCGGGATGTCCATCCTTCCCGAGCGGTGCGAGCAGGCGTCCTTCAGCAACCCCGAGTTCATGTACACGACCGCGCTCATGGTCGCCGAGGGCAATCCGTACGAGCTCCGGACGCTCGACGACGTGGCAGCCAACCCGGACGTGCAACTCGTCACGATGACCGGGGCCATCGAGTCCAGCTACGCCGATTCGCTGGGCATCGACAACAACGAGGTGGCCGGTCCGCAGGACGGCATGGACGCCGTGGTCAACGGACGCGCGGACGTCTTCGCCCTGACCGGGATCTCGCTCAACTGGATGGCGGACGGGAACCCCGACGCCCCGGTGGAGGTGACCGAGTCCTACGTCCAGGAGATCGACGGCGTTCCCCAGGTGGGCGCCGGCGGGACCGTGTTCCGCACCGAGGACGAGCAGTTGCTCGCGGCCTACAACGAGGAGCTCGAGAAGATCGTCAGTGACGAGGAGCGCTACTTGGAGATCATGGGAGACTTCGGGTTCACCGCGGCGGAGCGCCCGGACGGCTCCGTGACCACCGAGCAGCTGTGCGCCGGTGAGCTGGCGGAGGGCGAGACGCCGGAGGCTGCGCCCGCCGGGACCGAGGATTCCGAAGGCTAG
- a CDS encoding DUF202 domain-containing protein has protein sequence MPRPHSRRPAPPPERPHEDEGLQPERTTMAWGRTLMSFVVVSAVFLRWLPQHGPFVLVLFGLAVLTAGSIYLTQRPRYARSARGIAREESAPEAGAVLATALAVLVLGALGVWVVLVLV, from the coding sequence ATGCCGCGCCCGCACAGCCGCCGGCCCGCCCCACCGCCGGAGCGCCCGCACGAGGACGAGGGCCTGCAGCCGGAGCGGACCACCATGGCGTGGGGGCGGACCCTGATGTCCTTCGTGGTGGTCTCGGCGGTCTTCCTGCGCTGGCTCCCCCAGCACGGGCCGTTCGTGCTGGTGCTCTTCGGGCTGGCGGTGCTCACGGCCGGGTCGATCTACCTGACCCAGCGGCCGCGGTACGCGCGCAGCGCCCGCGGGATCGCCCGGGAGGAGTCGGCCCCGGAGGCCGGGGCGGTGCTGGCCACCGCGCTCGCCGTGCTCGTGCTCGGCGCGCTCGGCGTCTGGGTGGTGCTCGTCCTCGTCTGA
- a CDS encoding M14 family zinc carboxypeptidase, giving the protein MEHARTARLTSVLALAALLAAGGAVTAPATAVGEGPNPGTGQYTTAHLSTYEDLAAELQDQDARQDALELKVIGQSVKGRDLYLAEYVSDPENPTILYLTQQHGNEQLTTEGALSFIKALGTGKSADLLENVNILVVPMLNPDGAMGDVDFSLDDYLAKDRHLTRYNANGIDLNRDHVARTQPETQALHQNVLGAYDIDYMIDLHHQGTQSEVDGELVSGSILYPTTPNADPELVQRSQQLGAVVHSAIEPTGWGRLGKYVGGTAETISRNGIAVEYGVATLLFEMRGMSDHYREDYILGGRSNGYLIRQTVLTLTETARAIGDGSIETADTSFWDTLPEQTTRTE; this is encoded by the coding sequence ATGGAACACGCCCGCACCGCGCGTCTGACCTCCGTCCTGGCCCTGGCGGCCCTGCTCGCCGCCGGCGGCGCCGTGACCGCGCCCGCCACCGCCGTGGGCGAGGGCCCGAACCCCGGCACCGGCCAGTACACGACCGCCCACCTCAGCACCTACGAGGACCTGGCCGCGGAGCTGCAGGACCAGGACGCGCGCCAGGACGCGCTCGAGCTGAAGGTCATCGGCCAGTCCGTCAAGGGGCGGGACCTCTACCTCGCCGAGTACGTCTCCGACCCCGAGAACCCCACGATCCTGTACCTGACCCAGCAGCACGGCAACGAGCAGCTCACCACCGAGGGGGCGCTCAGCTTCATCAAGGCACTGGGCACCGGCAAGTCCGCCGACCTGCTCGAGAACGTGAACATCCTCGTGGTGCCCATGCTCAACCCGGACGGCGCGATGGGCGACGTCGACTTCTCGCTCGACGACTACCTGGCCAAGGACCGCCACCTCACCCGGTACAACGCCAACGGGATCGACCTCAACCGCGACCACGTCGCCCGCACGCAGCCCGAGACGCAGGCGCTGCACCAGAACGTGCTGGGCGCCTACGACATCGACTACATGATCGACCTGCACCACCAGGGCACGCAGTCCGAGGTGGACGGGGAGCTCGTCTCCGGCTCGATCCTGTACCCGACGACGCCGAACGCCGACCCCGAGCTCGTCCAGCGCTCGCAGCAGCTCGGCGCCGTGGTGCACTCCGCGATCGAGCCCACCGGCTGGGGCCGGCTCGGCAAGTACGTGGGCGGGACGGCCGAGACCATCAGCCGCAACGGGATCGCGGTCGAGTACGGGGTGGCCACGCTGCTGTTCGAGATGCGCGGGATGTCCGACCACTACCGCGAGGACTACATCCTCGGCGGCCGCAGCAACGGCTACCTGATCCGCCAGACGGTGCTGACCCTGACGGAGACGGCCCGGGCGATCGGGGACGGGTCGATCGAGACCGCCGACACCAGCTTCTGGGACACGCTGCCGGAGCAGACCACCCGCACGGAGTGA
- a CDS encoding DUF2142 domain-containing protein, with product MATATPAPGRAPEDTVRPALRPRTVVALFAGLSLLFGTVFALMVPSAWGPDEHTHFKRAYQVSQGGFAPQRLPDDGPYPVYGGAVPATAQEFMAEHAGAPRSKERNSDPLYVATEERARALAAPLAGEHVLTSFSNTAAYSPVPYLPAALGARIATAAELDVGTAWTLMRMLQVLAYTGVAAVGLWALRGTRFLWVGFCVALLPTALYQSAVISADSVTNAVVLTFTALVLRATVLDRSGAPLTRTELGIVLASAIALPLMKPTYVILSLLLLAVPLRKYPLPRRRDGRPAAASLVLTGCLLLTLLGFAGWMSLAAGTTEAMGALRGPEERHTVRPDDQLAFVLSEPVAVLGIAARTILTADWDYAAGFVGQMGYGPGRTIDGPFVGAVCWLVAVGAAFFHGPRGVASRRVAAWFAGVLLLNVAAIFGTLYLSFAPVESGIVNGVQGRYFVPLALLLLGALVPLVHARFPATPAGLRRVDTTILVLVPLSAVLAVAGYATVVHITGHYALP from the coding sequence GTGGCCACCGCGACCCCGGCCCCCGGACGGGCCCCCGAGGACACCGTCCGCCCCGCCCTGCGGCCCCGCACCGTGGTGGCGCTGTTCGCGGGGCTGTCCCTGCTCTTCGGGACGGTCTTCGCCCTGATGGTGCCCTCGGCCTGGGGCCCGGACGAGCACACCCACTTCAAGCGCGCCTACCAGGTGTCCCAGGGCGGATTCGCCCCCCAGCGGCTTCCCGACGACGGTCCCTATCCCGTCTACGGCGGCGCCGTGCCCGCCACCGCCCAGGAGTTCATGGCCGAGCACGCCGGGGCGCCGCGGTCCAAGGAGCGCAACTCCGACCCGCTGTACGTCGCGACCGAGGAGCGCGCGCGGGCACTGGCGGCGCCCCTGGCGGGCGAGCACGTGCTGACCTCGTTCTCCAACACCGCGGCGTACTCGCCGGTGCCCTACCTGCCCGCGGCCCTGGGGGCGCGGATCGCCACCGCCGCGGAGCTCGACGTCGGCACGGCCTGGACCCTGATGCGGATGCTGCAGGTGCTCGCCTACACGGGCGTGGCCGCGGTGGGGCTCTGGGCCCTGCGCGGCACCCGCTTCCTGTGGGTCGGCTTCTGCGTGGCGCTGCTGCCCACCGCCCTGTACCAGTCGGCGGTGATCTCCGCGGACTCGGTGACCAACGCCGTGGTGCTGACCTTCACCGCGCTCGTGCTGCGCGCGACCGTGCTGGACCGCTCCGGGGCGCCCCTCACCCGCACGGAGCTGGGGATCGTGCTCGCGAGCGCGATCGCCCTGCCGCTGATGAAGCCCACCTACGTGATCCTGTCCCTGCTGCTGCTGGCCGTCCCGCTGCGGAAGTACCCGCTGCCCCGCCGCCGGGACGGGCGGCCGGCGGCGGCCTCCCTGGTGCTCACCGGATGCCTGCTGCTGACGCTGCTGGGCTTCGCGGGATGGATGTCGCTGGCCGCCGGGACCACCGAGGCGATGGGGGCGCTGCGCGGCCCGGAGGAGCGGCACACCGTGCGGCCCGACGACCAGCTGGCCTTCGTGCTGAGCGAGCCGGTGGCCGTCCTGGGGATCGCCGCGCGGACGATCCTGACCGCGGACTGGGACTACGCGGCCGGCTTCGTCGGCCAGATGGGCTACGGGCCCGGGCGGACCATCGACGGTCCCTTCGTCGGGGCGGTGTGCTGGCTCGTCGCCGTGGGCGCCGCGTTCTTCCACGGCCCGCGGGGCGTGGCGTCGCGCCGGGTCGCGGCGTGGTTCGCCGGGGTGCTGCTGCTCAACGTCGCCGCGATCTTCGGCACGCTCTACCTCAGCTTCGCCCCGGTGGAGTCCGGCATCGTCAACGGTGTGCAGGGCCGCTACTTCGTCCCGCTCGCCCTGCTGCTGCTCGGGGCGCTGGTGCCGCTGGTGCACGCCCGGTTCCCCGCCACCCCGGCGGGCCTGCGCCGGGTGGACACCACGATCCTCGTCCTCGTACCCCTGTCGGCCGTGCTGGCCGTGGCCGGCTACGCCACCGTGGTGCACATCACCGGCCACTACGCCCTTCCCTGA
- the ehuC gene encoding ectoine/hydroxyectoine ABC transporter permease subunit EhuC: protein MRENLAVLWDFSPRLVDGVLVTLQLTLGGALGAFVVAVALGLASRSEAALLRGTARVVVEFFRGTSLLVQLFWLFFVLPLLGVRLEPMTVGVLALALNYGAYGAEVVRGSIASVDRGQWEATHALGMSGIHRMRRIIFPQAWALMIPSLANLLIQLLKGTAVVSFITLSDLNFHVVQLRQATGDTLFAFTVGLLIYFVLAYLLNLGMNVLEIRAKNSLGRGPSMREIWRPTRPESAEVGGGTP from the coding sequence GTGCGGGAGAATCTCGCCGTCCTGTGGGACTTCTCGCCCCGGCTCGTCGACGGCGTGCTCGTCACCCTGCAGCTGACGCTGGGCGGGGCGCTCGGGGCGTTCGTCGTCGCGGTGGCCCTCGGCCTTGCCTCACGGTCGGAGGCCGCGCTCCTCAGAGGGACTGCTCGCGTGGTCGTGGAGTTCTTCCGCGGCACTTCCCTGCTGGTCCAGCTGTTCTGGCTGTTCTTCGTGCTGCCGCTGCTGGGGGTCCGTCTGGAGCCGATGACGGTCGGTGTCCTGGCCCTCGCCCTGAACTACGGCGCCTACGGTGCCGAAGTGGTCCGCGGCTCCATCGCCTCGGTGGACCGCGGTCAGTGGGAAGCCACGCACGCCCTGGGGATGTCGGGGATCCACCGGATGCGCCGGATCATCTTCCCTCAGGCGTGGGCGCTGATGATCCCCTCCCTGGCCAACCTTCTGATCCAGCTGCTCAAGGGGACCGCGGTGGTCAGCTTCATCACGCTGAGCGACCTCAACTTCCATGTCGTCCAGCTCAGACAGGCCACCGGGGATACCCTGTTCGCGTTCACGGTGGGCCTGCTCATCTACTTCGTGCTCGCCTACCTGCTGAACCTGGGGATGAACGTCCTCGAGATCCGTGCGAAGAACTCCCTGGGGCGGGGCCCGTCCATGCGCGAGATCTGGCGGCCGACCCGGCCGGAGTCGGCCGAGGTGGGCGGTGGCACGCCGTGA